Proteins from one Lacrimispora sphenoides genomic window:
- a CDS encoding nitrogenase component 1: MAINLSNSNLATRETRLGSITGYVGDLHDLASQSKCGSLKGCGRCFSQSSTCLSGCALGQLGGIRDVAVIHHGPSGCSATASSQYIITNQVAAKRGVVNKSVYIGTDMNENDTIFGSTDALADIIVEVNRRYQPKAIFVSSSCATGIIGEDIDSVVDDVKDQIPVPVIAVHCEGFKSRIWATGFDISDHAVLSGIVKPPEQKRNTVNFKNFFESARNEIIEMFKNFDLEPIFLYANATVEELEHLSESVATTCICGVLGNYLGNGLEELYGVPYIRTINPLGIVGFETWLREIGRVAGKQLEVEHYIEEQRKIYIPQIEAVKKELKGLKAVLGMGPGYTFEVTRVLNELGIEVVWALAWHYDKKYENGDVPPAMSYLLDNEINFEASVADQQNFEVMNILNKYRPDLYLSRHPGSTVWAIKQGTPAVYVADEYMIFGYKHTLEFAHTVLDTIRNRSFEQNLAKRVKLPYTDWWYKQDVGSFLEEGIG; encoded by the coding sequence CAGGGAGACCCGGCTAGGCTCCATAACCGGATATGTCGGAGACTTACATGATCTTGCCAGCCAGAGCAAATGCGGCAGCTTAAAGGGCTGCGGACGCTGTTTTTCCCAGTCAAGTACCTGCCTATCCGGCTGTGCCCTCGGCCAGCTTGGAGGGATCCGGGATGTGGCGGTCATCCACCACGGCCCTTCCGGGTGCTCGGCCACGGCAAGTTCTCAGTACATCATTACCAATCAGGTGGCTGCTAAAAGAGGGGTCGTAAACAAATCCGTCTATATAGGTACGGATATGAATGAGAATGATACCATTTTCGGTTCCACAGATGCGCTGGCGGATATCATTGTGGAGGTCAACCGGCGTTACCAGCCAAAGGCAATTTTTGTCAGCAGTTCCTGTGCCACCGGAATCATCGGAGAGGATATTGACAGCGTGGTGGATGATGTGAAGGACCAGATTCCGGTGCCTGTCATAGCCGTTCACTGCGAGGGCTTTAAATCACGGATTTGGGCGACTGGGTTTGATATATCCGATCATGCGGTATTAAGCGGAATCGTAAAGCCGCCAGAGCAGAAAAGAAACACCGTTAATTTTAAAAACTTTTTCGAAAGCGCCAGAAATGAAATCATTGAAATGTTTAAGAATTTTGATTTAGAGCCCATATTTTTATATGCCAACGCAACGGTGGAAGAACTGGAACATTTATCAGAGTCCGTTGCTACGACATGCATCTGCGGAGTTCTTGGAAATTATCTGGGCAATGGCTTAGAAGAGCTGTACGGCGTTCCCTATATCCGGACCATTAATCCCTTAGGGATCGTCGGATTTGAGACCTGGCTTAGGGAAATCGGAAGAGTTGCCGGCAAGCAGCTTGAAGTGGAACATTACATAGAAGAACAGAGAAAAATCTATATCCCCCAGATAGAAGCGGTAAAGAAAGAATTAAAGGGATTAAAAGCGGTTCTTGGAATGGGACCGGGTTATACCTTTGAGGTGACGAGAGTGTTAAACGAGCTGGGAATTGAAGTGGTTTGGGCACTGGCATGGCATTATGACAAGAAATACGAAAACGGGGATGTTCCTCCTGCCATGAGTTATCTTCTTGACAATGAGATCAATTTTGAAGCCAGTGTGGCGGACCAGCAGAACTTTGAGGTAATGAACATCTTAAATAAATACCGCCCTGATTTATACCTTTCCCGCCATCCCGGCTCCACGGTATGGGCCATTAAACAGGGAACGCCGGCGGTCTATGTGGCGGACGAATACATGATATTCGGATATAAGCATACCCTGGAGTTCGCTCATACGGTTTTAGATACCATACGGAACCGGAGCTTTGAACAGAATCTGGCAAAAAGAGTGAAGCTGCCTTACACGGACTGGTGGTATAAGCAGGATGTGGGAAGCTTCTTAGAGGAGGGGATTGGCTGA